A stretch of Miscanthus floridulus cultivar M001 chromosome 13, ASM1932011v1, whole genome shotgun sequence DNA encodes these proteins:
- the LOC136501699 gene encoding factor of DNA methylation 5-like, protein MRSAMDCSSDESSELSKTDIDDYAEKSYLDLKAGKFVARLGSDRFRCPFCPGKKKQDYRYNELLQHAVGVGASNRAAKVKANHQALAKLLKEDHADAAATLPPCQAIALSNPPKPVQDLEVFVWPWMGILTNVLAEQTQGGGGILMKQLADFKPVQVTAVDGDNGYTGYVIVLFTKDCIGFKNALAFHNYFKSQHLGKLDWKETKQHVKDVFGWLAKEEDYKSDDPVGRFLSSNGGPKTVSELEQEMSSKTDNLIANLTQQSTKCNKMNLSLQKVMEESDLLHKRYNEEMRNMQSAARKHTHIVFQETEKLRNELVEKESYIQWRSRQLNEQVAQTDMKRRKLEEERKKNADQNDSLNMARIEQQKADEWVLQLLEKHKEEKEVAVNRILQFERQVYEKQKLELDIEQLKGKLEVVKHIEGEGVDVKKRSEELTAELNERIEEMEHLEDLNQTLVVKERMASDEI, encoded by the exons ATGCG GTCCGCAATGGACTGCAGCTCTGATGAGTCATCAGAGCTAAGTAAGACTGATATTGATGACTATGCTGAGAAGTCATACTTGGACCTGAAGGCTGGCAAGTTTGTGGCAAGGCTGGGCAGTGACAGGTTCAGGTGCCCATTCTGTCCAGGGAAGAAGAAGCAGGACTACCGTTACAACGAGCTGCTTCAGCACGCTGTTGGGGTGGGCGCATCCAACCGTGCTGCAAAGGTGAAGGCAAACCACCAGGCCCTAGCGAAACTTCTCAAAGAGGACCATGCTGATGCGGCAGCCACATTGCCACCATGTCAGGCTATTGCGCTAAGTAACCCTCCAAAGCCAGTGCAAGATCTGGAAGTGTTTGTTTGGCCCTGGATGGGCATCCTCACAAATGTTCTGGCCGAACAAACCCAGGGGGGTGGAGGCATACTGATGAAGCAGCTAGCTGATTTCAAACCCGTGCAAGTTACTGCTGTGGATGGTGACAATGGGTATACTGGCTACGTCATTGTTCTTTTCACCAAGGATTGCATTGGGTTCAAGAACGCCTTAGCATTCCACAACTATTTCAAGTCACAACACTTGGGGAAACTGGACTGGAAGGAAACAAAGCAACATGTAAAGGATGTGTTTGGATGGCTGGCAAAAGAAGAGGATTACAAATCAGATGACCCAGTTGGTAGGTTCTTGTCATCAAATGGTGGCCCGAAGACAGTTTCTGAACTGGAACAAGAGATGTCCAGCAAGACTGACAATCTCATAGCTAATTTGACTCAACAGAGTACCAAGTGTAATAAAATGAATCTCTCCCTTCAGAAAGTCATGGAAGAAAGTGATTTGTTGCACAAACGTTATAATGAAG AAATGAGGAATATGCAGTCAGCTGCTCGCAAACATACACACATAGTTTTTCAGGAGACTGAAAAGCTGAGAAATGAGTTGGTTGAGAAAGAGAGTTACATCCAATGGAGGTCCAGGCAGCTCAATGAACAAGTTGCTCAAACTGACATGAAAAGAAGAAAACTGGAGGAAGAGAGGAAAAAG AATGCTGACCAAAATGATTCCCTCAACATGGCTAGAATTGAGCAACAGAAAGCTGATGAATGGGTGCTACAGCTTCTTGAGAAACATAAG GAAGAGAAGGAGGTCGCTGTGAACAGAATCCTGCAGTTCGAAAGGCAGGTGTATGAAAAGCAAAAGCTGGAGCTAGATATTGAACAACTTAAAGGCAAACTGGAGGTGGTGAAACACATTGAAGGAGAGGGTGTTGATGTGAAGAAACGTTCTGAGGAGCTGACAGCAGAACTGAATGAAAGAATTGAAGAGATGGAACATCTGGAAGATCTCAATCAAACTCTTGTTGTTAAAGAAAGGATGGCCAGTGATGAGATTTGA